The genomic DNA GCACCggcaccgccaccgccaccgccactgCAGCCAAGCGAGGCCGCCCTGCCGGTATTCTGAAAGTGGTCCCTGTGTCTCCGTCTCTCGGAGAGTTTCTAGGCGTCTCTCAAGTCTCAAGGACCGAAGCTGTGAAGAAAGTTTGGGAGTACATCAAGCAGAATAATCTTCAGGTCTTCACACTGCTTAAAAACCCTTTATTATTCCATCTGTTTTTCGTCTTCATGTTAATCTTATTTCCCTCTTTGACCATAGATAGCACTTTTACTGTACAACCTTGTTTtagattataaaataaatacTTTGAATCTCTGGAACATTTTAGCTTCCATAGGCGCAAAGGGCGTAAGCTATTTTTAGCACTTCTATGCTATGCTGGTTCTAGGTCATTTTTAGACCACTTTTAGCTGTTATGGTTGCCTAGTTTTGACTACCAACTTATATTGATTGATTCTCATGAAAGTTGATCAATCTGATTCTGTGCAGAACCCATCCAACAAGAAGCAGATTCTGTGTGATGCAAAGTTAAAGACCATTTTCAATGGGAAGGATCAAGTCGGGTTTCTTGAGATTGCCAAGTTGATGTCACAGCATTTTACCAAATCCTAGTAACGAATTACATGTGCttttttggaacttatgttagtTTCTGGCTTTTACTTAGTTGTATGATGGATTGCTTGTCTGGGCCCAGGTTTTTGTTTCACTTGGCCAACAAACTACCAAGTATGAACCTTGATGTCTATGCTGTTACTCCAAATCATTAACCTTCGACTTGAATGCATGTAAAAAACGAGTTGCTCTTTTGTGTATCTCATGGTTTTAAAAAggagcctaggcgcaagaggtTCATCGCGCAAAAGGGGCATGTCAATATTGCAGAAGGCTGTGATTTTAGGTTGTTTATAGATATGAAATCTTACATATAGGTTACTTTTATGTTAGGATAATAACCTGTCAAAATTATAAAAGATATTTACGAATACCTTGCGTCCCTGTGTACGTGATGTGTGCGGCTCTCGTTTTGGCTCCATCGTATTGGTGTGCCTTGTGCTTTTTAAAACCAAACCCACCTCACCTTGTCGTGTCTGTCAGTGTTTGAAAGAAGGCATGTTTCCTCTTAAATGATCCACACGCAATTCTGTGGTATGATGTTACGGAGAAAACAGAAGTTTTACTTTCTTAAATAATTTGGAAGTATTTAACTTTATTGTttataactattttttttttcataattcTTGAATAGTTGATAAGttctgggttttttttttttttttgttataaaactgGTATCTAAAAATTCGAATATTAGGCTGAATTCTTTTTTTCTTTGGTTTTTTTTGCCTTTTTCTTTGGTTTTATGCAGGGTAGTAAAACTgacaaaagaaaaatgaaaaagaagcATACCGGAACTTTTTCCCCGTAGATGGAAGTTAGTAGGCTGTGAAATTGTACTTTAGGGGAGTTTGGTGAAGAAGAAGCATTAGAATGTGGGGTGCGGGTTGGGGCGGCGGAATGTCAAAAACGCTGGCTAGATCACATCGGGCTAGCGTTGGCCATGGCGTTGCCCCACTGGCGTGGAGATTGAGCCTGGCGTGGGGCAGGGGGCAGTGTGACATGGCTGGTTCGATGTAGCCGTTGGGGCTAGTCGTTGCCAAACGGCTactttatttaaatttttttttcctttttaaacaTTATAAATACCCATCTATTTTTTACATTTTCTACCGCTTCTCTACTTCTATCATATctctatattttttataaaatcaacCCACTTAATCCTCTACAATGCATCCTTTTATCCGCGGCTACGACCCAGACAACCCCTTTGGATACCAAGAAAACCCGAACCCTAGCCCACCACAAAACCGTCTACCACCAAACCCGACCCAAGTACCCCTTACACGCGGCCATCCACAACAACCGTCACACGGCTTAGTATACTCAGTCCCGATCTAGTCGGAATCGCATCATATTTAGCAAGCCGTGTATACACGAACTTTCCATACGGCTATTCATCCATTCCAGTTAACCTTTCCCAACCCGATTCCGTGCCCGAAACTCAACCACAAGACGTTGGTGGTTTGTCATCCAAAGCGGCCAAAAAAGATGGCATAAGAAAAAAACGGATGAAGAGAAAGCAATAGCGGCCGTTCAACAAACACAATTAAAGTGGACGGTTCAATAAGAAACTACTTTGACAAAATATTGGATCGACGAATCGTAAAATCCGATTCATGgtatttttttatataacataTTTAACGTTTACAATATTATTGTTTTAAGTTTTATTATAGTTTTTTTATGTCTAAAATATTTCTGGAATAGGGAATTCATGACACAAAAAAGTTTTTTGGGATTCCATAAAGAAATCATTTCATATGCAAATGCAAAGGGCGGAGGTGTATCGTGAAAATGATAGCCTCTCGTCCAAGTGGGGTGATATAAATACATACGTTACCGCGTTCAACATTTGTTTCCATAAGGCGAAGAACGCGCCAAGGAGCGGTGAAACCGAGGTTGACTTTATCAAGAATGTCTTGCTTGCATACAGAGAGAACAAGAAGAACGAGTTCAAGTATATGCATTGTTGGGATGTATGTAGGTACGCTTCGAAATGGACGAGAGTCCCTCCTGCTAGCGAGTCAACCTCATTCAAAAGGGCAAGAACACTCTCATCCCAAGCTCAGTCTGATGCTCGTGATCAAGAGTTTGATCTTAATTTGGATGATTTTGATGATTCTCTTTCCTGCGGTTTGATCTTAATTTGGATGATTTTGATGATTCTCTTTCCCGCCCACCCGACAGAGACACGTCAAAAAAGCGGATTCAAAGAACGAGATCGGGTTCGGCCTCGGTGTGACAATTCGGGTTTCCCTTCACGTTCCACTTACGTTGTAATCTTATGAAATTAATAAACGTGGTTAATTATGGTTAATTGGTCCATATGTGAAAATGCTTGAATATATTTGATTAGTTTATATACAAGTTAGGAGGTGCGTGAGTGGACGTTTGTTTGAGTTATTAGACTACCCACTATGGCAACCATTTCTTTGGGTTGGTTGCCATCTGGATTTAATAAAAAAGAAAACACAATTCTTTATTAGAAAAAGTCCACAACGTGGTTGTCATGCAACCTAGGTTGCAACCCAACATCATACCACATGTCTAAATTTAATTGGTGAGCTATTTTTAtctttctttttttaatttttttcttaacTAATAATTCCCTCAATAAatcatatttatttaataatatattagtttaggttgggttgggttggatTGTGAATGTGAGTGAAAATTTAAATTGGGTTGGGTTGGATTGGGTTGTGTAGATGGAAGAGATAGAAattagtttttttaataaaaaattgggTTTGGTTAAGTTATGAGAGTGGATAGTCTTATAAATTCGAAGTGAACGGGAGTCTAGGGCTCCAATTTTCAAACAGTAAAAAAAGATGATTAAATAGATTGTATGTAGTATTTAGTATTAAAAGTCAAAGTGACACCGACACGGATCAGATTGAAGATGAGATGGTAGTTGCATCCTTTTCATTCAAGCTTAATTACTTCAATCCTAAGATGAGTTCTTTCATTCACACACTCAATCCACCTACGAGTCTTTTTCAAATCGGTTCAACTTAACATGAAAACTCAACCTACCCATTTATAAATTGACGCGTCTTGTGCGTGTGCGATCGGAGGATTCGATGGAAATATCACacggcggcggtggtggcggtggtgaagcACGGAAAGCACACGTGGCAATGGCATGTGTGCAATTGATGAGTGGAGGATATCACGTGATAACGAAAGTAGCTCTAAACGGCGGAGTGGATGAGATCGTTTTCTGCTTGTATCGTGACTTTATTGCCCTCTCTATCCTTGCTCCCATCGCCTATCTTCGTGAAAAGTTAGTTCATTAATTATCTTTAAAGTTTCTTACCTTACCTATTTGTAAttgtaaataattattattgttagGCATCTCATTGTAAATATTTACAGATATAGCCCCCCTACATTCCATGCATTTTTAAAAACCTTGGGTCGAGAATTATTAGGTCTAATATGTTTTACTATGCATACTTGATTAACGTTCCTAAAACTTAATTCACTCCACGTTATGCTTcgatttttttttctcaaaaatgtAAATTTTGATTGTTGGGCCTCTAGCCTTTTGgttagatttacttttatttttagttattagGTATGTGCCAATGACCCTTTGGTGGAGTGATGGAAAGAAATTTGTGCAATGTGAGTGGCGCTGGTTCGATCCCCACCTCCATCAAAGGTGAAGCATTGGGGTTTCCCCAACCCAATGATGGTTTGGACTCCGGTTCGAGCCTGAGGGAACCCGAGTTTTCTACTAGGGTGCATTTACTCCAGCGAGTCGGTCAGTCTCGACAGGCGGCGGCTCGTGTGGAGGGTGCAACTTCTGTGAAGTGGCAGGGGGCCTGAAATTTTCTCGGGGAAAGCCAAATGTTCCATTCTACTGAGGGGtgagcccggttaagacaacatagtcctCGGGACAGAATGGGGTGGGGCCGGGTCGTCTGGCGTGAATAATGGGGCGGGGCCGGGTTGTCTGGCGTGAATCATCCATCTGTTGAGAAgttcacctttcaaaaaaaaaaaagttattaggTATGTATACAAAATGATTCGGTTGTGTTTGATCAATTGGTTGACATCGTACTTCATTTTTGGTTTTACGTTAACTGCGTTTCATTTTGTTTCAACAAAATTTGTATTTGAGCCTCAAAATTTAGACTTTATCGTTAAGTAAtctaatatataaaacaaatatTCAAACAAAACCATAAATATACAAAGAAGTTAGGTTCTGTAAATTTAAATATAAAGATGTGCAGTGTACTTAATTTTTAATTAATTGTTTGGTTTGGTaattgtttggtttggttttaagTTTAGTGTTGGACATATGTAAAGAATTCAAATATGCATAATTAGGTAGGGTTGTTCGAAATTCAAAGATTTGAAAACTAAATTCGAAATTTGGTTCTTGTATTTCCTCAATTCGAATATGAACTAAGTTGGAAAAATATTGACCCGCGGAGAGTATTTGATGTTTTTTGATTTCTTTGCATTGTTTCTGTTGTATGTTTGATGGTGAGTACCAATGTGAGCTAGCTTACTTGATAAAGATATATGCCACTTATGAGGAGTTCTCAGATTCAAATCTAAGTCACGAGATATTTTAGAGTAAATGGTGTAAAGTAGAGTAAGCAacatttgccgttaaaaaaaaatgtttgggGGTGAGTCTAGGCCTTGCTAGGctatttcttttaatgaaattTTGCTTGTTGTTAAGAAAAAGTTATAAGAATGTTATTTGAGTCAAATTATTTGTGTTCTTTCCTCCCATTTTCATCCATGACAAGAATGGAGGCCAGGACACTTGCGGGTAAGTAGGGATGgtaatgggtcgggtttgggttaggtattggtaatcccatactCATATCCGGGTTTAAAATCGTATCCTATACCCGACTCAATACTCGTTGGGTATTTGTCAGGTAATTACCCattgggtatcgggtatacccattagtttgttaaagATATACATTGGGATTTCTAAATACatttttactattataattaatatataatttcatttatacaataactattaaaaataaaaaatgtacATTTATATAGAAATATAGATATCAGACAATTGACCTTAACGTACGCGAGTTGAAATTGTAGGTTATAAAAAAGCGCGTTCATAAAATCTGGAAATCGCATGTTGTGTATATGGGGATGAAATCGCATGGGGTATATACAAATCGCATGGGGGTGTTTAAATAACAAATCGCATGGTTGAAACATAAAATCGCACGTTGGTAACAATCGTGTACGCAATGTACGTTAAGCCATTTTATACGTTAACTGGCCTCCATACATATAACttttatcataaattaataataaattttATAATACTTATACACTTACATATATATACTTCACAAAacacaaaatataaatactattatcAATTGCATACtctaaaagaaaatttatttggtgcaaacgagccgagctactcgagctcggctcgaaaaaaagctcgaacgagccgagcttaaacgagctcgagctcgagcccgagcctaaaaaacaagctcgtttagtaaacgagcccgagcccgggCTTctcttatcgagctcgagccggctcgcgagcctaaacgagctttctgtttatatattttttagagtaaacttccgttttgctccctgtggtttggtcactttaacggttttgccccaaacctttaaaaatagccagttTACTCCTTGATCTATGAAGCCTTTCTCCATTTCACTCCctgcctctaactccatccaaattatttgttaactgaaagggtattttggtaacttcaaatataaaattaagggtattttagtaaactACAAATAAAagattatattattatatataataataaaatattacaaaccCATCATCTCTTCATTCTCTTCTACCCTCTCTGCACTCTCTTCTCTCTTAAGTCTCAACCCTACCCAGCCACCATCAGCCCCATCATCACCGCTGGCGACCGcccaccaccatcaaccaccacctTGAAATCAGAACAACCACATATCTTCTCTCTCTTCATCCCCAACAACCACCGCCATCACCACCAATCGCCACCACCTCACCACCACCTTCTCATGACTAAATTCGACACTGTCGCCAGCCAACCACCATGGTCGTCGTCCTCTGCAACCCACAATCTGAAATCAAAAGCCCAACGGCGGAACCCTAAAAACCGGAACCCTAATGCCGCTGTCATCTAATCGAACACCAGCCAAGACCACCGCCGAAAACTCACCAAGGTCGACTAAAGAGATCTTTGCTGCAAGTTCTTGGAATTTCTAAACGATGAATTACATTGTACATGTATTTAATGTATTTGGGGATTTTGATtataaaagttggggtttgatTCTAGAGTTAGTTTTGGTAGATGATAGGGGTTTAACATTAAGTTTAGTGGTGGGGTGGTGATGGGGACAGAGGAGGTGGTTgatgggtggtgatggtggtggtggtgaagggagggagagagagagagagagagagagagagagagggaggataGATGGGTTGGGACGTTCAGTGATGGAGGATGGTGGTGGACTGGTGATGATGGCAGGTGGCGGCGGTAGGATGGTGGTGGTGTCCGATTAGAAGATGGAGAAACTCAGGGATGGTGATTGTTGGCAAAGGTGTGTTGGATGTAGTCACAGAGTTCAACACGTTTTCTGGTTAAGCTTTCTAACTTCATTTCAGTTTGCTGTTTAATTTTCAACTCGTTACCATCATTTATCTGGTTCACATTCAGCTTCATGCTATGCTTTGCGGGTTAAAGTgtaattgtttttatattttattattatatataataatataatctTTTATTTATagtttactaaaatacccttagttttatatttgaagttatcaaaataccctttcagttaacaaataatttggatggagttagaggcggggagtgAAATGGAGAAATGCTTCATAGATCAGGGAGAaactggctatttttaaaggtttggggcaaaaccgttaaagtgaccaaaccatagggagcaaaacGGACGTTTACtctatttttattaatatattaaacatatatttatataataataagtaccatttatataaatataaaaaaataacttaattatatgtataataataattataattaatataaactaATTAacaaatactaaacgagtcgagcccgagccgagctcgagcttgaaaaattaccttcgaatcgagctcgagctttagaaataaagc from Helianthus annuus cultivar XRQ/B chromosome 7, HanXRQr2.0-SUNRISE, whole genome shotgun sequence includes the following:
- the LOC110879493 gene encoding upstream activation factor subunit spp27 is translated as MAWAMSRQGHRVLMAAATGTGTATATATAAKRGRPAGILKVVPVSPSLGEFLGVSQVSRTEAVKKVWEYIKQNNLQNPSNKKQILCDAKLKTIFNGKDQVGFLEIAKLMSQHFTKS